From Methylocystis sp. ATCC 49242, one genomic window encodes:
- the nadC gene encoding carboxylating nicotinate-nucleotide diphosphorylase: protein MMPELSPLLIEDAVRAALAEDLGRAGDVTTQATIPAKAGARALIAAREAGVIAGLPLARMAFRLMDDAVGFERWVDDGATVARGDVIARIEGPARAILSAERVALNYLGRLSGVASLTANYVKRISHTNARICDTRKTTPLLRAFEKYAVRCGGGANHRFGLDDAVLIKDNHIVVAGGVVEALRAAKAHVGHLVKIEIEVDTLDQLQEVLQEGADAVLLDNMSADDLRKAVTLVDGCMICEASGGVNLYTVAAIAETGVDLISVGALTHSAPVLDLGLDIEIS, encoded by the coding sequence ATGATGCCCGAGCTCTCGCCTCTCCTCATAGAGGACGCCGTGCGCGCCGCGCTGGCCGAGGATCTCGGCCGCGCCGGCGATGTCACGACACAGGCGACGATCCCCGCCAAGGCCGGCGCTCGCGCCCTCATCGCCGCGCGCGAAGCGGGCGTGATCGCTGGACTCCCGCTCGCGCGCATGGCCTTCCGCCTGATGGACGACGCCGTCGGATTCGAGAGATGGGTCGATGACGGGGCGACTGTCGCGCGCGGCGATGTGATCGCCCGGATCGAGGGGCCCGCGCGCGCGATCCTCTCTGCAGAACGCGTGGCGCTCAATTATCTGGGACGCCTCTCCGGCGTCGCGTCGCTCACGGCGAATTACGTAAAGCGTATCTCCCACACGAATGCCCGCATCTGCGACACGCGCAAGACGACGCCCCTTCTTCGCGCTTTCGAGAAATACGCCGTGCGTTGCGGCGGAGGCGCCAATCACCGTTTTGGTCTCGATGACGCGGTGCTGATAAAGGACAATCATATCGTGGTCGCGGGCGGCGTCGTCGAGGCGTTGCGCGCCGCCAAGGCGCATGTCGGACATCTGGTCAAGATCGAAATCGAGGTAGATACGCTCGATCAGTTGCAGGAGGTGCTGCAGGAAGGCGCCGACGCCGTGCTGCTCGACAATATGAGCGCTGACGATTTACGTAAGGCGGTAACGCTCGTCGACGGATGCATGATCTGCGAGGCGTCGGGCGGAGTCAATCTGTACACCGTGGCGGCGATTGCGGAAACAGGCGTCGACCTCATCTCCGTCGGCGCCCTCACTCACTCAGCGCCGGTGCTGGATCTGGGACTCGATATCGAAATCAGCTGA
- a CDS encoding ChbG/HpnK family deacetylase, which yields MAKERIVAICADDYGLSHGVSVGILKALDAGRLTAVSALVNGPRWPAMGRELARRGHSADLGLHFNLTLGRPLGSMPNFAPTGTFPPVSRVIRMALRGKLPMEEIRAEIDRQFDRFEAVLERRPDHVDGHQHVHVLPGIRQALLEAMAARKLDGRAWLRDAGDSLHRIAARGAHARKALAVRTLSAGFRRAAQRRGFSVNEGFAGFSDFHPGHDYAAAFETYLRAPGRRHLIMCHPGHVDDELKAQDPVTITREQELAFLLSPRLPQMLEKRRMKLGRLSEAGNARA from the coding sequence ATGGCGAAAGAGCGGATCGTCGCGATCTGCGCGGACGATTACGGGCTGTCGCATGGCGTCAGCGTCGGCATTCTGAAGGCGCTGGACGCCGGCCGCCTGACGGCGGTCTCGGCGCTGGTCAACGGCCCCCGCTGGCCGGCGATGGGCCGAGAACTGGCGCGGCGCGGCCATTCGGCCGACCTCGGCCTGCATTTCAATCTCACGCTCGGCCGCCCGCTCGGGTCAATGCCGAATTTCGCGCCGACGGGAACCTTCCCGCCGGTGTCGCGGGTTATCCGCATGGCGCTGCGCGGCAAATTGCCGATGGAGGAAATCCGCGCCGAAATCGACCGGCAGTTCGACCGTTTCGAGGCTGTGCTGGAGCGCCGGCCCGACCATGTCGACGGCCATCAGCATGTGCATGTGCTTCCCGGAATACGACAGGCGCTGCTCGAAGCCATGGCGGCTCGCAAGCTCGACGGTCGAGCCTGGCTGCGCGACGCGGGCGACAGCCTGCACCGCATCGCCGCACGCGGAGCCCATGCGCGCAAGGCCCTGGCGGTCCGGACGCTGTCGGCAGGTTTCCGCCGGGCGGCGCAACGCCGAGGGTTTTCGGTGAACGAGGGTTTTGCGGGTTTCTCTGATTTCCATCCGGGCCATGATTACGCGGCGGCGTTCGAGACCTATCTGCGGGCGCCGGGGCGTCGGCATCTGATCATGTGCCATCCGGGCCACGTCGACGATGAATTGAAAGCGCAGGATCCGGTGACCATCACGCGCGAGCAGGAACTCGCCTTCCTGCTCTCGCCGCGCCTACCCCAGATGTTGGAGAAACGGCGGATGAAGCTCGGGCGGCTGAGCGAGGCGGGCAATGCGAGGGCGTGA